A region from the Cryptococcus gattii WM276 chromosome H, complete sequence genome encodes:
- a CDS encoding Hypothetical protein (Similar to TIGR gene model, INSD accession AAW44898.1; CNH00110), whose translation MSAFMDEKASIDHIEDGEILDRKDGHHHLTQQEMKHGDKALQYIGEERVEVTVEDDKRIRRLTDKYILSLLVWVYFLQILDKTILGYANTFGMSSDTHLVKNEYSLLGSVNAIVQLAWQPFSSYLIVKVPARYLMPAMVFGWGAAQACMAAAHNFGGLMVSRALLGLFEAGCLPLFSLLTAQWYRRSEQPVRVAAWYSTNGLATIVAAILSFGLSHVSSPHIKVWQLIFIICGGITCLTAPIIYFFIDADVPSARFLSEEDKAKGIERLRANQTGTGTNEFKLSHVWELFYDVKSYLFLALALLLNVGASVTTIFGPTLIKGFGFNSRITSLLNMPFGFLQFLAILAGCYAAYKFKLKSAVLASFVIPVIVGLVLLYVENSAAVLKQGPALVGYYLLAFLYGANPIIVSWIVANTGGQTKKALLMSVYNAGSAAGNIIGPLLFQDKDKPHYLPGIKSTLGIFCALLACIAFTTVALFFLNKQRQRQRVAVGKPQYIKDTSMSTKYEAYGNDDAEHRLGQNALLDLTDFKNDEFVYVY comes from the exons ATGTCTGCGTTCATGGACGAGAAAGCCAGTATCGACCATATCGAGGATGGGGAGATCTTAGACAGGAAGGATGGCCACCACCATCTAACCCAGCAGGAGATGAAGCATGGTGATAAGGCTCTCCAGTACATTGGAGAAGAGCGAGTCGAGGTCACCGTTGAAGAT GACAAACGAATTAGGAGATTGACAGACAAGTACATCCTCTCTCTACTTGTATGGGTCTACTTCTTGCAAATTCTTGACAAGACT ATTCTCGGTTACGCCAACACATTCGGAATGTCCTCCGATACCCACCTCGTCAAGAACGAATATTCTCTCCTAGGCTCAGTCAACGCCATCGTCCAATTGGCTTGGCAACCATTCTCCTCGTATCTCATTGTTAAGGTCCCCGCTCGTTACCTCATGCCTGCAATGGTTTTTGGCTGGGGTGCTGCGCAAGCTTGCATGGCTGCCGCTCACAA CTTCGGCGGTTTAATGGTGTCTCGAGCCCTTCTTGGTCTTTTCGAAGCTGGTTgtcttcctctcttctctcttctcaCTGCGCAATGGTACCGTCGATCCGAACAGCCCGTTCGTGTCGCCGCATGGTACTCAACAAACGGTCTCGCCACCATCGTTGCCGCTATTCTTTCCTTTGGCCTCAGTCACGTCTCCTCTCCCCACATCAAGGTCTGGCAACTCATTTTCATCATCTGCGGTGGTATTACCTGCCTCACTGCTCCCATCATCTACTTTTTCATTGACGCCGACGTTCCCTCTGCCCGATTCCTCTCCGAGGAAGACAAAGCCAAAGGTATTGAGCGATTGAGGGCTAACCAAACTGGTACTGGTACCAACGAGTTCAAATTGTCTCACGTCTGGGAACTCTTCTACGATGTAAAGTCGTATCTCTTCTTGGCCCTCGCATTGCTCTTGAATGTCGGCGCATCGGTTACTACAATTTTCGGCCCTACACTTATCAAGGGCTTTGGCTTCAACAGCAGAATCACTTCCCTTCTCAACATGCCATTCGGTTTCCTCCAGTTCCTTGCTATTCTCGCAGGTTGTTACGCTGCTTACAAATTTAAGCTCAAGTCTGCCGTTCTCGCCTCATTTGTCATCCCCGTCATCGTCGGTCTTGTCTTGCTCTACGTCGAGAACTCTGCCGCTGTGCTCAAGCAAGGTCCCGCCCTTGTTGGTTACTACCTTCTCGCCTTCCTCTATGGCGCCAACCCCATTATCGTCTCATGGATCGTCGCCAACACTGGTGGCCAGACCAAGAAGGCTTTGCTTATGAGTGTCTACAACGCTGGTTCTGCTGCTGGTAACATTATTGGTCCCTT GCTCTTCCAAGACAAAGACAAGCCCCACTACCTTCCCGGTATCAAATCCACTCTTGGTATCTTCTGTGCCCTCCTGGCCTGTATCGCCTTTACAACTGTCgccctcttcttccttaACAAGCAGAGACAGCGACAGCGTGTCGCCGTGGGCAAGCCTCAATACATTAAGGACACTTCGATGAGCACCAAGTACGAGGCTTATGGTAATGATGATGCCGAACACCGACTGGGTCAAAATG CTTTGCTCGATTTGACCGACTTCAAGAACGACGAATTTGTTTACGTTTACTAG
- a CDS encoding uncharacterized protein (Similar to TIGR gene model, INSD accession AAW44899.1) codes for MSLRIGITTARTIPARSIASRSIMTLRRVTAPQASPKGYRQSSILQETAKTAHSAFANLAAALPIKKGDKMPDVEIKIDGVEGKLNLGTEKGKNVVVLVPGAFSGVCSSQVPSYITSYSDFKAKGVNNVYVVAVNDIFVVNAWKDKMLGELGSGKREGVKFAADDTAALASALGLTFDAQPVFGGPRLKRGVLVVNDGVVEYVGVEDSPGDITVSAADKVIKQL; via the exons ATGTCACTCAGAATTGGAATCACCACAGCCAGGACTATCCCAGCAAGGTCCATAGCTTC ACGATCGATCATGACTCTCAGGCGAGTCACTGCCCCACAGGCCTCACCCAAAGGCTACAGGCAGT CATCCATCCTCCAAGAAACAGCCAAGACAGCCCACTCGGCATTTGCCAACCTCGCTGCCGCCTTGCCCATAAAAAAAGGAGACAAGATGCCGGATGTCGAGATCAAGATTGATGGCGTTGAGGGGAAATTGAATTTGGGCACagagaaggggaagaatGTGGTCGTTTTGGTTCCTGGAGC ATTCTCGGGCGTCTGCTCGTCCCAAGTCCCGTCTTACATCACGTCTTACTCTGATTTCAAAGCTAAAGGAGTCAACAATGTCTACGTCGTAGCAGTGAATGATATCTTTGTGGTGAACGCTTGGAAAGACAAGATGCTTGGGGAACTTGGCTCGGGAAAAAGGGAGGGAGTCAAGTTTG CTGCCGACGACACTGCCGCTCTGGCCTCCGCACTTGGCCTCACCTTTGACGCCCAACCCGTGTTCGGTGGACCCCGTCTCAAGCGAGGGGTGTTGGTCGTCAACGATGGCGTGGTAGAGTATGTTGGTGTGGAGGATAGTCCTGGTGATA TCACTGTGTCCGCCGCTGATAAAGTTATTAAGCAACTCTAA
- a CDS encoding Hypothetical protein (Similar to TIGR gene model, INSD accession AAW44900.1; CNH00130), with protein MTYLTAHLPFQSSSPLPPPGSHLIISDTLNSPAQFALYHLVNAALLKQKSQSPSITQARQTSNGGTEQVNKVVWVDFRGEGRSSWEAVLKKLGTPLPPSTSLTFIHITPSSLPACIPSSSTSNANSPRIFPPLSPGAEDTTSKRDGRPTLKQVYDVLLPHIQTQARPQSRHSLDPGQEGEELQCLLILDGLSDLLSIGVSAREIHRFVRAVYAQTMISKTALVSTLHTDSLSLSSLQPSVSVSMSEPETEITLLERLLKTGHGVWWRIENLQSGRSGDVMGEISSHPFGTYYLRPNSNFGRTETDNDTYIPRSKPLQYRLEPSTVRVFAKGTGRGFL; from the exons ATGACCTATCTAACAGCACACCTGCCATTCCAATCCAGTTCCCCCCTTCCACCCCCAGGATCCCACTTGATCATTTCAGATACCCTCAACTCTCCCGCCCAATTTGCGCTTTATCACTTGGTCAATGCTGCTCTTCTCAAGCAAAAATCTCAATCTCCGTCTATAACTCAAGCGAGACAGACGAGTAATGGTGGAACGGAACAGGTGAATAAAGTTGTGTGGGTTGATTTTAGAGGTGAAGGAAGATCAAGTTGGGAAGCCGTTCTCAAAAAACTG GGCACTCCACTTCCACCATCCACCTCTCTTACATTCATCCACATTactccttcttccttaCCCGCCTGtatcccttcttcctctacTTCGAATGCCAACTCGCCGAGAATATTTCCTCCACTTTCCCCCGGAGCTGAAGACACAACTTCCAAAAGGGATGGGCGCCCAACTCTAAAACAAGTATACGATGTCCTTCTTCCGCACATCCAAACACAAGCGCGGCCACAATCACGACACTCGTTAGACCCCggacaagaaggagaagaatTACAGTGTCTACTCATCCTAGACGGCCTGAGTGACCTCTTGTCCATAGGCGTCTCAGCCCGAGAAATCCATCGGTTCGTCAGAGCTGTGTATGCACAAACCATGATT TCCAAGACAGCCCTCGTATCAACTCTCCACACCGACTCTCTATCATTGTCATCCCTTCAACCATCCGTATCTGTATCCATGTCCGAACCGGAAACAGAGATCACCCTCCTCGAACGCCTTTTGAAAACCGGGCACGGCGTCTGGTGGAGGATTGAAAACCTTCAATCAGGGAGGAGTGGAGATGTCATGGGCGAG atctcttcccatccaTTCGGCACCTACTATCTTCGCCCCAACTCCAACTTCGGGCGAACCGAAACAGACAACGACACGTACATCCCTCGCTCAAAACCGTTACAATACCGACTCGAACCTTCCACTGTCCGGGTATTCGCCAAAGGTACCGGAAGAGGGTTCCTCTAG
- a CDS encoding Rho small monomeric GTPase, putative (Similar to TIGR gene model, INSD accession AAW44901.1), whose protein sequence is MQTIKCVVVGDGAVGKTCLLISYTTNKFPSEYVPTVFDNYAVSVTIGDDPYTLGLFDTAGQEDYDRLRPLSYPQTDVFLVCFSVTSPASFENVREKWFPEIAHHCPGVPALIVGTQVDLRDDPAQMEKLGRQRMKPITPEMGERLARELGAVKYVECSALTQRGLKNVFDEAIVAALEPPMATKKKSKKCLIL, encoded by the exons ATGCAGACAATCAAGTGTGTCGTAGTCGGAGACGGTGCCGTTGGAAA GACCTGCTTGCTCATCTCGTACACTACCAACAAGTTTCCATCCGAGTATGTTCCTACCGTCTTTGACAACT ACGCCGTCAGTGTAACTATCGGTGACGATCCATACACTCTTGGTCTCTTTGATACTGCCGGTCAGGAAGATTATGACCGTCTTCGTCCGCTCTCATACCCCCAAACTGATGTCTTCCTCGTTTGCTTCTCTGTAACATCTCCTGCTTCCTTCGAAAATGTCCGGGAAAAGTGGTTTCCTGAAATTGCCCACCATTGCCCCGGCGTTCCCGCACTTATCGTCGGTACCCAGGTGGATTTGAGGGATGATCCCGCGCAAATGGAGAAGTTGGGAAGGCAGAGGATGAAGCCTATTACCCCGGAGATGGGGGAAAGATTGGCAAGGGAGTTGGGAGCGGTGAAGTATGTGGAATGTTCGGCCTTGACGCAAAGAGGATTGAAGAACGTTTTTGATGAG GCAATCGTGGCGGCATTAGAACCTCCTATGGCGACGAAGAAAAAGTCGAAAAAGTGCCTTATTCTTTAA